A genomic region of Anopheles coustani chromosome 3, idAnoCousDA_361_x.2, whole genome shotgun sequence contains the following coding sequences:
- the LOC131259825 gene encoding mucin-5AC-like: MYRHLSDDHPLKAMYCALKLECPTRSYIYVLENLGFDVPDSRLMVATYVNGDILLQSKMGDSQLLIVKRVKDTSLPKIVKVQGGIKMAEDGTILKATDTISPKRTSASSIFTGDRSSTKNAISGPTEAGGIATASINNTVNASRDRTVPSSSHATSTGTSNSPCLSEGRKLVPKQVNRAFATSVRKIIKLGNEPPSATSGNSGLVSITPEQTNLSQMSKTDPLSTAKLTIAGESTTAINTAVTETSTASVSANRTVPLVHHDAAQEVGHGFKPLGPIKPPQNIVKVKDFGFIKTSVAESKMTNTSHPCSSRNIVKLTRLGDGTLVIKLPSPSKPESQSVVGAPVERCASAHMDAAKTELTEGNKINAPPGVVRAAQSGIINASVSQQTLATKKQILPVKPLQAVLVTPVEQSVLNSNAAKSSEAKVIKSKAPTEVVRLVKSGIINTSSCVSSSKIVGSGIERSVPNSNTTKPTETGISKTKTPTGFMREVKSGKTVVGRSMEQSRPNTNAAKPSVIEVTNAKISAGIVRVVNSGIIHTSVAPATEKEHILTLNPPQNVNVLNANTAKSTDANKRKAPTGVVRVMETGINSISTSLSKNVVVTSMEQRPNSNATKPNSSGVNKARARSSSTAVNQDKHIGAQFRGAAKKKNKRNEWM; encoded by the exons ATGTATCGTCACCTCAGCGATGATCATCCCCTAAAGGCAATGTATTGCGCTCTGAAATTGGAG TGTCCCACTAGATCGTACATCTACGTTTTGGAGAATCTTGGTTTTGACGTTCCTGATAGTCGACTGATGGTAGCAACTTACGTTAACGGAGATATTCTTCTTCAATCAAAAATGGGCGACAGTCAGCTGCTGATAGTAAAACGGGTCAAAGATACTAGTTTACCAAAAATTGTGAAAGTGCAAGGAGGAATTAAGATGGCTGAGGATGgaacaattttaaaagcaaCAGATACGATTTCTCCAAAACGTACTTCAGCAAGCAGTATATTTACTGGTGATCGCAGTTCAACCAAGAATGCTATTTCAGGACCTACTGAAGCCGGAGGAATAGCTACTGCTTCGATAAACAACACAGTTAATGCTTCACGGGATAGAACAGTACCATCGAGTTCTCATGCAACAAGTACGGGAACTAGTAACTCACCCTGTTTAAGTGAAGGCAGGAAGCTTGTACCGAAGCAAGTGAATAGAGCATTTGCCACCTCTGTtagaaaaatcataaaactagGAAATGAGCCACCTTCTGCAACAAGCGGCAATTCAGGCTTGGTTTCTATAACACCAGAGCAGACGAATCTGTCTCAAATGTCTAAGACTGATCCGTTATCTACGGCCAAGTTGACAATTGCTGGTGAATCGACAACAGCAATCAATACAGCTGTTACGGAGACTTCTACTGCAAGCGTATCAGCGAATAGAACAGTTCCCCTTGTACATCATGACGCAGCACAGGAAGTGGGACATGGTTTTAAACCTTTAGGACCGATAAAACCACCGCAGAACATTGTAAAGGTAAAAGACTTTGGATTCATAAAAACATCCGTTGCTGAATCTAAAATGACCAATACATCGCATCCATGCAGTTCGCGTAATATTGTAAAATTAACACGATTAGGCGATGGCACGCTGGTGATAAAACTACCATCTCCTTCAAAACCAGAATCACAATCCGTCGTGGGTGCGCCGGTGGAACGTTGTGCTTCAGCGCATATGGACGCAGCCAAGACTGAATTAACTGAAGGGAACAAAATAAACGCACCCCCTGGAGTTGTGCGAGCGGCACAGTCCGGAATCATTAACGCTAGTGTGTCTCAACAAACACTTGCTACTAAGAAACAGATCCTCCCCGTCAAACCATTACAGGCCGTTTTGGTTACTCCGGTagaacaaagtgttttaaattCCAATGCAGCCAAGTCTAGCGAAGCGAAAGTGATCAAATCAAAAGCACCTACTGAAGTTGTGCGTCTCGTGAAAAGTGGAATCATTAATACCTCTTCGTGCGTTTCATCGTCAAAAATCGTGGGCTCGGGGATAGAAAGAAGTGTTCCAAATTCAAATACAACCAAGCCCACTGAAACGGgaataagtaaaacaaaaacacctaCTGGATTTATGCGCGAGGTGAAATCCGGTAAAACCGTTGTGGGTAGGTCGATGGAACAAAGCAGACCAAATACGAATGCAGCTAAGCCTAGCGTGATAGAAGTGACCAATGCAAAAATATCTGCAGGAATTGTGCGCGTTGTGAATTCCGGAATCATTCATACCTCTGTAGCTCCAGCAACCGAGAAGGAACATATTCTAACCTTAAATCCGCCACAAAATGTTAATGTTCTAAATGCGAATACAGCCAAGTCAACGGAtgcgaacaaaagaaaagcgcCCACTGGTGTTGTACGCGTGATGGAAACCGGTATCAATAGTATCTCTACATCGCTGTCAAAAAATGTCGTGGTTACGTCGATGGAACAACGACCAAATTCGAATGCAACAAAGCCCAATTCATCGGGAGTTAACAAAGCAAGAGCACGATCCAGCTCTACAGCAGTCAATCAG